In Chitinivibrionales bacterium, the following are encoded in one genomic region:
- a CDS encoding response regulator: MKQNSDSIKKGNSKILIVDDHPVVRQGLAQLINQSPGLAVCAEAENALDAMGHIEKYKPDLVVLDLSLGKSSGLTLLTSLKSRFSRLHVLVLSVHDESIYAERVLRQGAKGYIMKKAASETVIEAIHKVLSGDIYLSSEMKDKLIHKMIGAGTVNDRTPIDTLTNREIEVYQFVGQGMPTREIADKLHLSVKTVETYLARIKDKLHIANSRELIMHAMQWVQKTNP, encoded by the coding sequence ATGAAACAAAATTCAGACAGCATTAAAAAGGGGAATTCAAAAATTCTTATCGTCGACGACCATCCGGTGGTCCGTCAGGGCCTGGCGCAGCTCATAAATCAGTCTCCCGGCCTGGCGGTATGTGCAGAAGCCGAAAATGCGCTGGATGCCATGGGGCACATTGAAAAATACAAGCCGGATCTTGTTGTTCTCGACCTTTCCCTGGGCAAATCATCCGGTCTCACACTGCTTACCAGCCTCAAATCCCGGTTCAGCAGACTCCACGTCCTTGTGCTGTCGGTTCATGACGAATCGATTTATGCCGAACGGGTACTTCGTCAGGGAGCCAAAGGCTATATCATGAAAAAAGCTGCATCGGAAACAGTTATTGAAGCAATTCACAAGGTCTTAAGCGGAGACATCTACCTGAGCAGCGAAATGAAAGACAAGCTGATCCACAAGATGATCGGCGCTGGCACAGTCAACGACCGCACCCCCATCGATACCCTCACCAATCGGGAAATCGAAGTGTACCAGTTTGTAGGCCAGGGGATGCCAACAAGAGAAATAGCAGATAAGCTTCACTTGAGTGTAAAAACAGTAGAAACCTACCTGGCACGAATCAAAGACAAGCTCCACATTGCCAACTCCCGCGAGTTGATTATGCATGCAATGCAGTGGGTTCAGAAGACAAACCCCTGA